The Planctomycetota bacterium genome has a window encoding:
- a CDS encoding DUF1080 domain-containing protein yields the protein MGQERMATVSVLVGILLGAAAVAATAAEPPKYPDDPFMGEYAGTFGPAGGPAGKAEAKVYPVKDGYVVVLLVPSAEGKGEARRLELKGTVEGDKLTVSGGAAGAEWSGTLAGKKLAVSAAGESGGKFDLKWQDRKSPTEGAKPPAGAVVLLPFEEGKKTNLDAWQSMKGEPAAWEILDDGSVRVNGRGNVQTKQVFGSLQLHVEFWCPYMPTARGQGRGNSGVYIQSRYECQILDSFGLTPKDNECGGLYSVSTPKEIASLPPGRWQTYDFTFKAPKVQDGKIVEPAVMSVVHNGIRIHENVKIDHVTTAGVGGPVVSPAPLMLQDHGNPVRYRNIWLVELKDGAGGAKAESK from the coding sequence ATGGGGCAGGAACGGATGGCGACTGTTTCGGTGCTGGTGGGGATTCTGCTGGGAGCGGCGGCGGTCGCGGCAACGGCCGCCGAGCCGCCGAAGTATCCCGACGATCCGTTCATGGGTGAGTACGCCGGTACGTTCGGGCCGGCGGGCGGGCCGGCCGGCAAGGCCGAGGCCAAGGTCTATCCCGTCAAGGACGGCTACGTGGTCGTCCTGCTTGTGCCGTCTGCGGAAGGGAAGGGCGAGGCTAGGCGGCTGGAACTGAAGGGCACGGTGGAGGGTGACAAACTGACCGTCAGCGGTGGAGCCGCCGGCGCCGAATGGTCGGGGACGCTCGCCGGGAAGAAACTCGCTGTGTCGGCGGCAGGGGAGTCGGGCGGAAAGTTTGACCTCAAGTGGCAGGATCGCAAGTCGCCCACCGAGGGCGCCAAGCCGCCCGCGGGCGCCGTGGTCCTGCTGCCCTTCGAGGAAGGCAAGAAGACGAATCTCGACGCTTGGCAGAGCATGAAGGGCGAACCGGCCGCCTGGGAAATCCTCGACGACGGCAGCGTGCGCGTCAACGGCCGCGGCAACGTCCAGACGAAGCAGGTGTTCGGCAGTTTGCAGTTGCACGTGGAGTTCTGGTGCCCGTACATGCCGACGGCTCGTGGTCAGGGCCGCGGCAACTCGGGCGTGTACATCCAGAGCCGGTACGAGTGCCAGATCCTGGATTCGTTCGGCCTGACCCCGAAGGACAACGAATGCGGCGGCCTCTACAGCGTCTCCACGCCGAAGGAAATCGCCAGCCTGCCGCCCGGACGCTGGCAGACGTACGACTTCACCTTCAAGGCCCCGAAGGTGCAGGACGGCAAGATCGTGGAGCCGGCCGTGATGAGCGTGGTCCACAACGGCATCCGGATTCACGAGAATGTGAAGATCGACCACGTGACGACGGCGGGTGTGGGCGGGCCGGTCGTCAGCCCCGCCCCTCTGATGCTCCAGGACCACGGCAACCCGGTCCGGTACCGCAACATCTGGCTCGTCGAATTGAAGGACGGCGCGGGCGGCGCTAAAGCGGAATCCAAGTAA
- a CDS encoding FAD:protein FMN transferase, with protein MAGTLGRPGRELPAGTNRFSHKAMAAVFEVFVAGEEATYAGQVSAAAFAEVDRLEAALSRFDPSSDVSQINQLKAGESVRVGLAAFECLAIAARVWAETGGAFDVTAGALVDCWKAKDGSARQPTDAELADARARTGMNLVAMNEEEHAVGVARDGMRIDLGGIGKGYALDQMKIILEDWSIGRALVHGGESTVLALGPPEGEEGWRVAVGSARSPAGVLETIHLKDRALSGSSASARNPHIIDPRTGRPASGKLGAWALESSAAVADALSTAAFVMAPDEIEKFCRRNSEVSVIVVVEGEKEPARFGSWPG; from the coding sequence ATGGCAGGTACCTTGGGAAGGCCGGGGCGCGAGTTGCCGGCGGGGACCAATCGCTTTTCGCACAAGGCGATGGCGGCCGTCTTCGAGGTGTTCGTTGCCGGCGAGGAGGCGACGTATGCGGGCCAGGTGTCCGCCGCCGCCTTTGCCGAGGTGGACCGTCTGGAGGCGGCACTGAGCCGGTTCGACCCCTCGAGCGACGTCTCCCAGATCAACCAGTTGAAGGCGGGCGAGTCCGTTCGCGTGGGTCTCGCGGCCTTTGAGTGTCTCGCAATCGCCGCACGCGTCTGGGCTGAAACAGGCGGCGCGTTCGACGTGACGGCCGGGGCGCTGGTGGATTGCTGGAAGGCGAAGGACGGTTCGGCCCGGCAGCCGACGGACGCGGAACTCGCCGACGCGCGGGCGCGGACCGGCATGAACCTCGTGGCGATGAACGAGGAAGAACATGCCGTGGGCGTCGCGCGGGACGGCATGCGGATCGACCTCGGAGGGATCGGCAAAGGCTACGCGCTCGACCAGATGAAAATAATCCTTGAGGATTGGAGCATCGGGCGGGCGCTCGTTCACGGCGGCGAGAGCACGGTCCTGGCCCTCGGGCCGCCCGAAGGCGAGGAAGGCTGGCGCGTGGCTGTCGGAAGCGCGCGGTCGCCCGCAGGTGTGCTCGAGACGATCCACCTTAAAGACCGGGCGCTGAGCGGGTCGTCGGCGTCGGCGCGGAACCCGCACATCATCGACCCGCGGACGGGCCGGCCGGCGTCGGGAAAGTTGGGGGCGTGGGCGCTAGAGTCGAGCGCGGCGGTGGCGGACGCGCTTTCGACGGCCGCGTTCGTGATGGCGCCCGACGAGATTGAAAAGTTTTGCAGGCGAAATTCTGAAGTTTCGGTTATAGTGGTCGTCGAAGGGGAAAAGGAACCGGCGCGTTTCGGCTCTTGGCCGGGGTGA